GCCGCATCGTCGCCACCGGCACCCACCACGATCTGCTGTCGGAGGTCCCGCTGTACCGCGAGATGCTGGCCAAGGACGTCGCCGACCCGTTCGCCGCCGAGGAGGTGAACGCATGAGCACCGTGGATTCGTGGCGCGGAGTCGCCTCGGAGACCGCCGAGGAAGTTACCGGCGGGATGGCGGGATTCCTGCGCCGTCGCAGCCGCAGGCTGCTCGGCTCCCTGCTGCGTCCGCACCTGCGTGGGTTCGCGATGGGCGGCGTGCTCGTTACCCTCAACGCGGCCGCCATCCTTGCCGGGCCACTGCTGGTGAAGTTAGGGATCGACTCCGGCATCGAGCCGTTCGTCGCCGGGGCACCCCGCCGGGGCCAGCCGCTGACGATTCTGTTCCTGGTCGTCGCCGCGTACGCGGTGATGCAGATCCTGGACGCCGTCACCCTGCGCGGGTTCCAGCGCGTCACCGGCCGGACCGGCGAGAACGTCCTGTACGACCTGCGCACGCGCGTCCACGACCACTTCCAGCGTCTGAGCGTGAGCTTCTACGAGCGCTACACGTCCGGACGCATCATCGCCCGCCTCACCTCGGACATCGACGCGCTGTCCGAGCTGCTGTACACGGGGATGATCGCGCTGCCCGTAGCGATCCTGCAGCTGGTCGGCATCGCCGTGATCCTGTTCTTCCTGGATCCGCCGCTGGCCGCGGTGACTCTCTCGGTGTTCCCGCTGGTGTTCCTGCTGACGCGCTGGTTCCGGCGCGAGTCCGAGCGCGTGTACCGCAAGGTCCGCGAAGCGGTCGCCCTGGTGATCATCCACTTCACGGAGTCGCTCGGCGGCATCCGCGCCGTCCACGCGTACCGTCGGGAGCCGCGCAACCAGGAGATCTTTGAGGACGTCAACGGCCGTTACCGCGACGCGAACATGGAGTCGATCCGCGTCAGCTCGCTTTACGGACCGGGGGTTCAGGTGCTGGGCGACCTTGCGGTCACTGCCTGCCTTGTCTACGGCGGCTACCGGGTGCTCGGGCACGACATCCCGATCGGCACGCTGGTCGCCTTCGTCCTGTACATGAGGCAGTTCTTCCAGCCGATGCAGGAGCTGTCCCAGGTCTACAACGTTTTCCAGGCCGCTTCCGCGTCGCTTGAGAAGCTGTCCGGGGTGCTCGAGGAGGAGCCGTCGGTGGCGGAGCCCGACCCGGCATCGGCCGTCTCAAGGCAGCACTGGGGCGGACGCATCACGTTCGAGGACGTCACCTTCGCCTACCGCGAGAAGCCGGTGCTGGAGCACCTGTCCTTCGAGGTGCCGGCCGGACAGACGGTCGCGCTGGTAGGTCCGACGGGGGCCGGCAAGTCCACGATCGCGAAGCTCGTCTCGCGCTTCTACGACCCGACGCGCGGACGCGTGTGCATCGACGGGGTGGACCTGCGCTGCCTCAGCGACGCCGACTTGCGGCGGACGATCGTGCTCGTGACCCAGGAGGGGTTCCTTTTCTCCGGCACCGTCGCCGAGAACATCGCCTTCGGACGTCCTGACGCCACCCGCGAGGACATCGAGCGCGCCGCGCGCGTGGTCGGGGCCTACGGGTTCATCTCCGAGCTTCCCGAAGGCTTTGACACCGACGTCCGCAAGCGCGGCGGCCGGCTTTCGGCCGGGCAGCGGCAGCTCGTGGCGCTCGCGCGGGCTTTTTTGGCCGACCCGCAGGTGATCATTTTCGACGAGGCGACGTCGTCCATCGACATGCCGTCGGAGCGGCTGATCCAGGAGGCGCTGGAGGTCGTACTGCGGGACAGGACGGCGTTCATAATCGCCCACCGCCTGGCGACGGTGGAGATCGCCGACCGCGTGCTCGTCATCGAGGACGGGGGCGTTGTCGAGGACGGGTCTCCCGGCGACCTGGTGCTCCAGCCCGGGCGGTGGGCCGCGCTGTCCCAGGCCTGGGAGGACTCCCTGGCCTG
This is a stretch of genomic DNA from Actinomycetota bacterium. It encodes these proteins:
- a CDS encoding ABC transporter ATP-binding protein, giving the protein MSTVDSWRGVASETAEEVTGGMAGFLRRRSRRLLGSLLRPHLRGFAMGGVLVTLNAAAILAGPLLVKLGIDSGIEPFVAGAPRRGQPLTILFLVVAAYAVMQILDAVTLRGFQRVTGRTGENVLYDLRTRVHDHFQRLSVSFYERYTSGRIIARLTSDIDALSELLYTGMIALPVAILQLVGIAVILFFLDPPLAAVTLSVFPLVFLLTRWFRRESERVYRKVREAVALVIIHFTESLGGIRAVHAYRREPRNQEIFEDVNGRYRDANMESIRVSSLYGPGVQVLGDLAVTACLVYGGYRVLGHDIPIGTLVAFVLYMRQFFQPMQELSQVYNVFQAASASLEKLSGVLEEEPSVAEPDPASAVSRQHWGGRITFEDVTFAYREKPVLEHLSFEVPAGQTVALVGPTGAGKSTIAKLVSRFYDPTRGRVCIDGVDLRCLSDADLRRTIVLVTQEGFLFSGTVAENIAFGRPDATREDIERAARVVGAYGFISELPEGFDTDVRKRGGRLSAGQRQLVALARAFLADPQVIIFDEATSSIDMPSERLIQEALEVVLRDRTAFIIAHRLATVEIADRVLVIEDGGVVEDGSPGDLVLQPGRWAALSQAWEDSLA